In Xenopus tropicalis strain Nigerian chromosome 5, UCB_Xtro_10.0, whole genome shotgun sequence, one genomic interval encodes:
- the LOC101730476 gene encoding protein kinase C delta type: MFGNQTATEYGGTPLYIAPEMQEGKPYNASVDWWALGVILYQMAFSAHPFNTQEIKELLNKKEKKLQFVSSVLHNDPEFPDWVNCNIKDLIRQVCMGVK; this comes from the exons ATGTTCGGGAATCAAACAGCTACCGAATATGGTGGAACCCCACTTTATATTGCCCCTGAG ATGCAGGAAGGGAAGCCGTACAACGCTTCAGTTGATTGGTGGGCACTTGGGGTTATCCTTTACCAGATGGCCTTTAGTGCCCACCCATTCAACACCCAGGAAATAAAGGAGCTGTtgaataaaaaggagaaaaaactgCAGTTTGTGTCATCCGTTCTGCATAATGACCCAGAGTTTCCTGACTGGGTCAACTGTAACATCAAGGACCTTATCAGACAGGTGTGTATGGGAGTTAAATAG
- the LOC116411057 gene encoding protein kinase C-like, with product MLAQDSISRDLVAIKIIKKKVLLQDEVDREGAMAERQALVLASGGVYVTSLYATFQSPEHLFFVMPYISGGTLHQRMAKTQYLEAHSIL from the exons ATGTTGGCACAAGATTCTATCAGCCGGGACCTTgtggccataaaaatcatcaaaaagaAGGTTCTCCTGCAGGATGAGGTTGATAGAGAAGGTGCAATGGCAGAGCGTCAGGCACTAGTTCTCGCCTCTGGTGGTGTATATGTGACATCTTTATATGCCACCTTCCAGAGCCCG GAACATCTTTTCTTTGTCATGCCATATATCAGTGGAGGAACTTTACACCAACGCATGGCAAAGACCCAGTATTTGGAAGCCCACAGCATATTGTAA